From Rhinoraja longicauda isolate Sanriku21f chromosome 24, sRhiLon1.1, whole genome shotgun sequence, one genomic window encodes:
- the mrpl16 gene encoding large ribosomal subunit protein uL16m isoform X3, which yields MEDALGKRIQSGLYQNFSKVFAAGLKTYECPPNYNDVIMPEKPKLKFMNKVPNYKKSRRWMKRLGDIRGPATQANNIAWGQYAIVALGGGYLHWGHFEMMRLTINRRMDSKTMFARWRVNAPYKPVTRKGLGQRMGGGKGAIDHYVTPVKYGRVVMELGGKCALEEVEPFLTEVAKKLPFPAKVFTQESLEEMVKEEEQKAANNQNPWTFERIASMNMMGIRKVLSPFDLKHHGKFTGKFRVPNRV from the exons ATGGAAGACGCTTTAGGGAAACGGATTCAGAGCG GCCTATATCAGAACTTTTCAAAAGTTTTTGCAGCTGGGCTAAAGACGTATGAGTGTCCTCCCAATTATAATG ATGTGATTATGCCGGAGAAGCCAAAGCTGAAATTCATGAATAAAGTCCCAAACTACAAGAAGTCCAGGAGATGGATGAAAAGGCTGGGCGATATCCGAGGGCCAGCAACACAGGCCAACAACATCGCCTGGGGACAGTACGCCATCGTG GCACTTGGCGGTGGCTACCTTCACTGGGGTCACTTTGAGATGATGCGGCTCACCATTAACCGGCGCATGGACTCCAAGACCATGTTTGCACGCTGGCGTGTGAATGCCCCCTATAAGCCCGTCACGCGTAAGGGACTGGGCCAGAGGATGGGCGGTGGGAAAGGGGCCATCGACCACTACGTTACTCCTGTCAAGTACGGCCGGGTTGTCATGGAGCTCGGAGGGAAGTGTGCTCTGGAGGAGGTGGAGCCTTTCTTAACGGAAGTTGCCAAGAAACTGCCCTTTCCCGCTAAGGTCTTCACCCAGGAGTCGCTGGAGGAGATGGTGAAGGAGGAGGAGCAGAAAGCTGCAAACAACCAGAATCCCTGGACCTTTGAAAGGATCGCATCTATGAACATGATGGGAATTCGCAAAGTGTTGAGCCCATTTGATTTAAAACATCATGGCAAATTTACTGGGAAGTTTCGTGTTCCAAATCGTGTGTGA
- the mrpl16 gene encoding large ribosomal subunit protein uL16m isoform X2 — MALVLRRLGCCLWAGVSPGRPGLYQNFSKVFAAGLKTYECPPNYNDVIMPEKPKLKFMNKVPNYKKSRRWMKRLGDIRGPATQANNIAWGQYAIVALGGGYLHWGHFEMMRLTINRRMDSKTMFARWRVNAPYKPVTRKGLGQRMGGGKGAIDHYVTPVKYGRVVMELGGKCALEEVEPFLTEVAKKLPFPAKVFTQESLEEMVKEEEQKAANNQNPWTFERIASMNMMGIRKVLSPFDLKHHGKFTGKFRVPNRV; from the exons ATGGCGCTTGTACTACGCCGGCTGGGCTGCTGCCTGTGGGCGGGAGTCAGCCCTGGGAGGCCAG GCCTATATCAGAACTTTTCAAAAGTTTTTGCAGCTGGGCTAAAGACGTATGAGTGTCCTCCCAATTATAATG ATGTGATTATGCCGGAGAAGCCAAAGCTGAAATTCATGAATAAAGTCCCAAACTACAAGAAGTCCAGGAGATGGATGAAAAGGCTGGGCGATATCCGAGGGCCAGCAACACAGGCCAACAACATCGCCTGGGGACAGTACGCCATCGTG GCACTTGGCGGTGGCTACCTTCACTGGGGTCACTTTGAGATGATGCGGCTCACCATTAACCGGCGCATGGACTCCAAGACCATGTTTGCACGCTGGCGTGTGAATGCCCCCTATAAGCCCGTCACGCGTAAGGGACTGGGCCAGAGGATGGGCGGTGGGAAAGGGGCCATCGACCACTACGTTACTCCTGTCAAGTACGGCCGGGTTGTCATGGAGCTCGGAGGGAAGTGTGCTCTGGAGGAGGTGGAGCCTTTCTTAACGGAAGTTGCCAAGAAACTGCCCTTTCCCGCTAAGGTCTTCACCCAGGAGTCGCTGGAGGAGATGGTGAAGGAGGAGGAGCAGAAAGCTGCAAACAACCAGAATCCCTGGACCTTTGAAAGGATCGCATCTATGAACATGATGGGAATTCGCAAAGTGTTGAGCCCATTTGATTTAAAACATCATGGCAAATTTACTGGGAAGTTTCGTGTTCCAAATCGTGTGTGA